In Nocardioides palaemonis, a single genomic region encodes these proteins:
- a CDS encoding ABC transporter ATP-binding protein → MTEQPREGVATEVAASARDLVKTYGKGEAEVRALDGVSVDLMRGEFTAVMGPSGSGKSTLMHCLAALDTPSGGEAVVDGTELGRLKDKDLTTLRRERIGFVFQSFNLVPTLSAEENILLPLSLAGRKPDRAWFDQVVDAVDLRPRLGHRPSEMSGGQQQRVACARALVSKPSIVFADEPTGNLDSTSSAQVLGFLRRSVDEFGQTVVMVTHDPVAASYTDRVLFLADGKIVDELREPDRDQILEKMGRLQDAAAQKAAG, encoded by the coding sequence ATGACTGAGCAGCCCCGGGAGGGCGTGGCGACCGAGGTCGCCGCGAGCGCACGTGACCTGGTGAAGACCTACGGCAAGGGGGAGGCGGAGGTACGCGCCCTGGACGGCGTGAGCGTCGACCTGATGCGCGGCGAGTTCACCGCCGTGATGGGCCCGTCGGGGTCCGGCAAGTCCACCCTGATGCACTGCCTGGCGGCGCTCGACACCCCCAGCGGGGGCGAGGCGGTCGTCGACGGCACGGAGCTCGGGCGGCTCAAGGACAAGGACCTCACCACGCTGCGCCGCGAGCGCATCGGGTTCGTCTTCCAGTCCTTCAACCTGGTGCCGACGCTCAGCGCGGAGGAGAACATCCTGCTGCCGCTGAGCCTCGCCGGCCGCAAGCCCGACCGCGCGTGGTTCGACCAGGTCGTCGACGCCGTCGACCTGCGCCCGCGGCTCGGCCACCGGCCGAGCGAGATGTCCGGCGGCCAGCAGCAGCGCGTCGCCTGCGCCCGCGCGCTGGTCAGCAAGCCGTCGATCGTCTTCGCCGACGAGCCCACCGGCAACCTCGACTCCACCAGCAGCGCCCAGGTGCTCGGGTTCCTGCGCCGCAGCGTCGACGAGTTCGGCCAGACCGTCGTCATGGTGACCCACGACCCGGTCGCGGCGTCGTACACCGACCGCGTGCTGTTCCTCGCCGACGGGAAGATCGTCGACGAGCTGCGCGAGCCCGACCGCGACCAGATCCTCGAGAAGATGGGCCGCCTGCAGGACGCCGCTGCGCAGAAGGCGGCCGGCTGA
- a CDS encoding LysE/ArgO family amino acid transporter has translation MGDVVAGLLTGLSLIVAIGAQNAFVLRQGLRRSHVGLVVAVCALSDVVLIVAGVAGIGVLLDRAAWAVEVVRWLGVAFLTAYGVLSLLRARRPEALAVGDGVVESRRGVLARAVALTWLNPHVYLDTVLLLGSVAGTHGDPGRWWFALGACVASLLWFAGLAYGARLAAPRLASARAWQVLDVLVGLVMLAIALRLALSG, from the coding sequence GTGGGAGACGTCGTCGCCGGGCTGCTGACCGGCCTGTCGCTCATCGTCGCGATCGGTGCGCAGAACGCGTTCGTGCTGCGCCAGGGCCTGCGCCGCAGCCACGTCGGACTGGTCGTCGCGGTGTGCGCGCTCTCCGACGTGGTGCTCATCGTCGCCGGCGTCGCGGGCATCGGGGTGCTGCTCGACCGCGCCGCGTGGGCGGTCGAGGTGGTGCGGTGGCTGGGCGTCGCGTTCCTGACGGCGTACGGCGTGCTGTCCCTCCTCCGGGCCCGGCGTCCGGAGGCGCTTGCGGTCGGGGACGGCGTGGTCGAGTCGCGCCGCGGGGTGCTCGCACGGGCGGTCGCGCTGACGTGGCTCAACCCGCACGTCTACCTCGACACCGTCCTCCTCCTCGGGTCCGTCGCCGGCACCCACGGTGACCCGGGACGCTGGTGGTTCGCCCTCGGTGCGTGCGTCGCGAGCCTGCTGTGGTTCGCCGGCCTGGCCTACGGCGCCCGCCTCGCCGCGCCCCGCCTGGCCAGCGCTCGCGCCTGGCAGGTCCTCGACGTCCTCGTCGGGCTCGTGATGCTGGCGATCGCGCTGCGCCTGGCCCTCAGCGGCTAG